TTTCATATCTGGCTCAGGTACATTAGTTGAGTCGAAAGGCTGATTCAGAAAACTAGTTCCTCACTAATTTACACTAGATACTAAAAAGATTGTTCCACTATTTAGTTAGCGAAGGCACTACTACCGCTCATCGTAGATTCAAAACTAAAATGTGTAGTGTTGAAATCGTATAAACTAGTACATCCCAACACCTGTGACTAGAGGAGTAACATAGATTACTTTATCTGGCCAAAAAAGGGATCAAGAGGATTAAAGATGCTAGCTTGAAGGCAAAACGAAATGATGATACTTAGACAAAACTACTCATTCATTTATCTTTCATTATTACAAACCAATATaatattatattatattatatatatttttggTGACGTACTAGTGACATACTTACAATACGTTTTTACATCTGAATCGTGTATATTACTTGGATCAGAATATAATTCTTTCAATCCAGGAACACCGTACATCGGTACCAACTTGAGATCAGACAAATAGTATCTACACTAGATACGCACAAGAAGTAAGTTACTTCTTGAAACAACTAAGTAATGATAATCACGTGACTCGATTCAATGAGTCAGCACTACAGCATTTGATGCGTGATCAGAATCACGCGACCGTGTATCTAACATATGTGTTGCACATATATCGCAATACATCGCACATATGTGATGTGTAGGCAGACTATGGTTTTTACCGGTGGAAATATAATACcacatcttctttgctttcaTTTTCTAGGTCTCTAAGGCTTGCCATTGAGGCGATATAAGCCATGCTGTAAGGATTTTATATTGAGATATGGACAATAATGGAACGTTATAATAAAGTGTTACATTCATTTATGTATAAAGATTAGTGCAGACTGAGCcatttcatcaaatttACCTGCTCATCTAGATGTTCAAGTAGATCGTTCTCTTTAAAGTAGTCGCTAAACAAGGTTCGATCGAGACCTAAACATTTGAGGTCATCCTTCGAAATGTACAACTGATCGATAGACTTTGGAAGACCGATATTGTAGGATGACAAGTTGGCCAAGACCTTTAAAAATTTGCTCTGTTCGAGGTCTTTACCCTGTTTAAGGGCTGTCCAATCATCAGTGAGAATCAACCTCTTAAAAGCAAGAGCCAAgagaatctgaatctgCCTCTCCGAAAACGTTTTCCCAATTAGGACAGTTGAATGGGACTTGGTCACGTGCAAAATATTGGACAATAACTTAAATATGTCATCAAACGGATCACAGTTAACAACGGAAAAGTCTTCCAAAGTGAGAAAGTCAGTGAGTTCGGACAATGACAGTTGAATCTTATGGCCCAGTTTATCCACTATTAGATGGAAAACTTTCCTTGTCAATAAACTCAAATTCGAAGACAAGTAACGGGATTCCTTCAATAGAGTAGTAGCAGAATCTTGATCTAGGGAGTGAAATCTAGATAGAAGGACATCTTCATATTTCTCCTGTAGACTCAAAACATCTAACTGAGACTCTATGTCACATAATTGGTCTGGATTGACTTGATTTTCCGCTATAAGAGAAAGCTTTGCAATGTTAAGCTGTAGTTTCTTGTTCTCAATGTTCTCCTGGTCAGAATTATCTGTATACTTGAGTAATTTGCTAGATGCTTCATCAAAATTATCATTTTGAATAGAAAGTATCCAGGAGAACTTATAGTGGGACAAATCACCATTGAGAAACTGACTCAAGTAGTCTGAATACTTGAAAAAACGagtgagaagaagatccacCTTATTAGAATGAACATATAATGCAAATAACTTCTCGGCAAAGCTGTATTGATACTTCTGGAAACACACATCAAACTTATGCTCGACGGCAGCGCTCATgttttcaatttcaatgGGGTCCAAAGCGTTCTGAGAAGATATGGTTTCAACAGCTTCTCTTTCACTCTCAAGTAGCTCACTtagactttgaagatcgTCGAATCCTTCGACaaacttgatgatttcaTTCTGCTTtctgagaagaataaataTGTCGATCCAGTGTTTTCTGTTGGCATTGTAAAATTCTTCAAGGTTGTGCTTAGCAGTAGTTTGATCGTCCCCCTGACACTCAGCATACTGCAACAAATCATTACAGCTGTAATACAAAAATGGAGACAAGCCTAAAATAGCTTTACTAACAGCAGTCTTGATCTCGGTGTCTATATCATTATCCAACTGCGAGGCATAACTCAACGCAAGCTTTCGAATCATTCCGTTAATATCTTTTAAGAATCTGATGTGATCAAAAAAAATCGGCTTGGCTTTAACGTTGATGTCGTATTGAATATTAAGAAGTTCTCCCTTCACATCCCTTTCCGGAGCAATGTATGCAGCATTCAACAGCTCGTTAAGGACAGTTGCCAACTTAGAAAGCGATGCTTCGTTACCTATTTGCTCCAAAAAAGTTGTAGAAATAAagtcttgaagaaggtcaACGATTCTACTGGCATCCTGTGAAAAGAATAGATTCATAGAGCTTCTGTATTTGTCAGATTGTAAAAGAGAATCAACAGACGTAGTCAGATCGTCATTTTCGGCAAGGAAATCATAGAAATAAGAGGCCAATCCTAGCCTCTCGGTATTGTTGACCACCACCATCTTATAACTATCAGCAACGATAAAGTTCTCAGAAATATACTGagccaatttcttcataaGCTCAAATCTCCGCTTCAAATTATCCGAAATAACAAGATACGATTGTAGAAGGGACGACTTATTGGTGAGAATCTCATCAGAAATATCCAAAATGGCACCTTCAATCTCATTCTGACGAATATCATACGAAGATTGAGCCATATCAAAGTTAACAGACAATTCTGCACTTTCAAACTgcagatattcttcaatacGATTCTTTAGAAACTGTTGGGCGGTCTTTCTTTCACCTGGAGCCAAAACATCAATGTGAATAACTCCATCGCTTGTCATTATACACATAGACCTGTTTTCACCACCCTCAGGTAAGGAAGAAGCACCATAAATTTCCACCTCAGGgttcaaagaaacaaagtcCTCCCAAGTAGAGGTATCGGATAGATCAGCAGTATCTGAGAAGATCAGACGATGGTCAACGAGAATGAAGGACACCTTAGAATCAAAGAGAATATATAACCTGGGATAGACATCAGTCGATTGGACGCTTTTAAGATGATATTGAGACTCAACAATAAGATCTGAATCAAATTTAACAACAACAAGACTCATTGAACCATCATTCTGGGATATAAGAACCAAGAATTTGTCGTTACCAAGAGATCCGACATCTTTAAGCTTCAAAGAGAGTAAAGCCTTAGGATCAGAAACCTGTGGAAGCATCAATTCAGTTAAATTAGTCTTCGCAGAAATGTGATGACCAGTTCCCTTAACAAAATCAACTAGATGAACTGTTCCTTGCTCTTCTAGAACAAACAATCGAGTCAAAAGAGAGCTTTTGTGTTCAAATCGAAGGGCCATAATCTTGTTACTATCATCATAGGTCTCTATATTGTAAGATAACATCCTTAGAAACTTAAAGGAAACCTGAGAAGGAATGATCTCGTCTTGACTTAACTGAATTCTTCCAAATTGATCCTTTAGAGATACACAGATCACCTTTCTATAGTTGGTAGCCAACACAAGTCCGACATCTTCATTATATTCAGTCAAAGTAAAGAGTTCTCCTCGGGAAAGCTTTAATTGTAAGGTATGTTCATTCTGTAGAATACTTAGAGAAGGAATCAATTTTAGAGCTTCAATATATCTGACGATACCTGTGATACAATCAACAATAATCAAATCCGGTTGAGAAGGAGTTGCCAAGTTGGTGATAAGCTGAACCTGCGGTAGAATTCCAAATTCATTCTTTGTATATTCGAATTTGAGCGTATAGGAGCTGAAGTCGTCATTATTGGCCGAATACACATAGATATGTCTGTTACTAATGAGGATAGAGGCATTAATCAACGGATAAGAGTCACAAAATAGAATCTTCTCTCCAGAGTGAGTGTCTAAAGGAGGATATCTGTTGGCTCGTTGATAGACATGGTAGAATTGAGTATTCATGAGTCCCTTGGAAGTAGTCTCATATGAGGAAGGTTCGTTTTCATCCGCTTGATTGGCTCTATTGGCTTGATTGGGTCGATTGGGTCGATTGGATTGATTGGCTTCAATATTGAACCTACTGGCATTAAACTTGAGTTCTGGCATAGTAGTTGGCTCGTTGATACACAGATGTAATGAGTAGCGAACAAAGAACTAGATAAGTAAGTAAGACTTCAACCCTAAACAttgatcatcaatatttactggtgtaaggatgcgTACATAGCgagaaggaaaatgaaaTGGAGGGAATGAGCCTGAAGAGCTGGCGAGTAGATATCGACATTAGATGCACAATTCATCTGCCACAGAGAGTAACGACTTTCTTCTACAAATACGCCCTACAAATAGGGATGGATCACTTCTACTCGGTAGATAAATAGcttttgaaaatgattcaTCACGtgactgaaaaatttttcactcaaaaaaaaatatttaaaaaaaatttaaagataggaaaattgaaaagaaagaaagttaTTAAATGATCTATCTATCATCTATTGTTGTTCatagaaaaaaggatgatTAGAACAGTGAAACCCAAAAGTGCCCGGTCGAAAAGGGCAATGGACAAGAAGCAGCCTAAAATAGTGGAAAACGTTAAGTCTGCTCTTTTCATTCCGGGACAGAATGCCAATAAAGCATTACATGATATCACAGTTGACTTGGCAGCATTAAAGAAGCCATATTGCAAAAGGTTCCAGAAAAAGAACCAGATATTaccttttgaagattcttctaGTATTGAGTTTCTCAGTGAGAAGAACGATTCTTCCATAGTGGTATTATCCACCAATAATAAGAAGCGTCCTAACAGTTTAACTTTCATAAGGACATTTAACTATGCCGTTTACGATATGAttgaacttcaagttctttcaAATTACAAACTTTTCGATGCGTTCAAAAAAGTGACATTCCAACTCGGTTTGAAGCCGATGTTTGCTTTCCAAGGATCCATCTTTGATACTAATCCGGTGATGAAACAGGTCAAGTCGTTATTTTTGGATATGTTTCGTGGAGAAGTCAATAAGTATGTCGATGTTGCAGGACTTCAATGGATTATTTCTATTTCTGCAatcgaagaagatgatcagaATCAAGCCATTTCCAAGCTTCCTCTAGTGCATTTTAGAGTGTATAAGTTGAAGACTTATCATTCTCCAGAGCCAAAACTTCCTCGTGttgaattggaagagaCAGGACCAAGATTAGACTTCAAGATTGGTCGTCATgaatctgcttctgctgaagtggaaaaagaagcactCACGGTTCCTAAGCAGTTACAaccaaaggagaagaagaacgtTCAAACTGATATGCTTGGTGATAAGGTGGCCAAGGTTCATGTTGGTAAACAGGACTTGAGTGGACTTCAGACcaggaagatgaagggCTTAAAGAGTAGATACGATCAGGTCGGCGTCAGTGAGACTGATGAAatagaaataaaaatacaAGAGGAACCcgaatcaaagaagatgaaactATAGATCGGACATCGGACCATCAATCACTGTATATTAATAAATTACTTTACTTGTGAATGCTTGTAGATCGGCGGACCATTAATAAAATCCATTCTCATCTTGGTCGTGTTCCAAGAACGAGGAAACCGTGCTTGGactcttgaagaagcaataTTTCTTAAGCATCGCTTTGTAGGAGTCCGAGTCAATATCTGGTTTGGAGGGCTCGTTGGTAGGAGATGAACTAGACGAATTCTCCTTATTTGATGCTGCTCGTCGTGACAGTTTTGCATCCCTTTCGGAATTTCCCGACTGTTGGTGGTCTGCAGAGGATACCATATCCTCTGAATTCGTTGTAACGTTTGGCGAAGGTTTTACTTCCCGGCCCACCTTCATATTATCCAAACTAAAACTAGTGAATGgatcctccttctctaaaGAAACCATAGAACGCGGTGAAAGACTGTTGAAGTTGCCTCTAATACCAGTGGCAGTTTCCCGTAAATCTCTTAGGACTGCAGGGGTTCCCGGTGAATCAATCGACGAGGAACCTCCTGTAGTATATGCAAAGTTGCCAGCAAATTCGGGCGATGGCGAGACTATCTGAGTTGGCCGAGGCGAAGCCCGTACACCTAACATACGTGGAGATGAAGTACCTTTAAGTGTCTCAAATTTCCGGGATTTCTTCAGATTATCCGCAGataaagttcttcttaGTGGTACATCCAATGGCGCAACCCTTGGAGGAGGAACAGCAGCAGATTTGCCATGTCCATGCGTCCTTTTATGGTATGGAACAAAGCGAATCTGGTAGTTGTGGTTGAAATTATTGTCCCAATACTCCTGTCCACCTGAGATGTATCGCAGACAGCAGGAAAATGTAGGGATTAGGTCTGACGAGTATTTGTGCGACCCAAGAAACTGAGACAGCATCAGGGGTACACTTATTTGGAAAACAAATCTATCGTAACAGGCCCGCTTAAGAATACGAGGCATATTAGGTGTGAAGGTAGCATCTATATTGATCACCGTAGTCCAATCATCAAATGTATACCTTGCAGTAACTTTTTTAGAATAACTGATATTCTTGACTGCCACTTGACCAAGAATGCAGGTCTTATCGGAATTCAAATGCagagattcaagaaaaacagGCACTTCCCGATCAATCTCGTCACTGTAGTAAACCTTTGGAAACAAGGAAAGATCGAGATCCCAACCGGAGATAAGCTTTCTAAATCGGTTCAAGTTACGTAAACTTGATTTCTCTACGTAATCGCGTGAAGACATAAAGAGGGTATGAAAATTGGCATAATAGTCGTTTGAACGTCGTGAAGAACCTGAATCTATGTCGCTGTCATAATCGCTGTTTCCAGATCCACTGGATCCACTGGATCTACCGGAGTCGCTAGAATCACCCTCATCGTCTGAGGTGCAAGGAGAGTTACCTGCACTGATACTGGTTGGtttatctttctccttgaaaaatttaacATCGATATTAACACCAAAATGAACCTGTTTAAAGGTAGGAGTAGCTGgaagagaacgagaagaGCCCAAGGATTGCAATTTAAGAGACGATTTGACCAATTCACCGGATTTCCTGCGTATCAAAGAGTGCAAATGTGGGTATGCTGCCTCGTCAAGAGCCTCAGCGGTGGAACTACCAGGTGAACTGGTAGGACTAATAGGGCTAACAGGACTAACAGGGCTAACAGGACTAATAGGACTTTCACCATGAACAACTGAGGGACCTTTTGATTGTCGATTCTCGAATTTGGCCAACCTAGAATTATACAGGGTATTCTGCTTCATAATTCTCTCTATACTCTTATCTAAGTCCATAGAATCGGATCGAGAAGGTCTCCTCATGAAAGACAAGGAGAGGGGTATATCTTCCTCGGAGTCCACGGAACCACGGAAACCACGGGATTCACCGGGGTTGTCGGAGAATGGAGATTCGGCGATTTCCAAGGTACCTTTGGTAGAGCCAGTGCCTGCGCCGGCACTGCGACCAGAATGAGCACTAGCGCCTGCAGTGGCATTGGCACCCGAGATGCCATCAATGGAACCTAAACCATCAACGGTCAAACCCTTGCCAAAGCCCGCACGCTTCTTACGGGAAGAGTGAACAAAAGGCATTGACGAACGTAAGAAGgtaagagaaagaagaagggatAAAGAGTAAAGGATACGGAAAGTCTACCGGTTATGTCATACACAGAAAAGTGAACAAGGAGGACAAAGGGAAGCGAGAAATCGGCCATAGTAAAAGCGGCTCAACAATACGGAAGGGGGGCGCGGGGAACGTGGGAGAACATCGGGAGGCTAAAG
This region of Brettanomyces nanus chromosome 2, complete sequence genomic DNA includes:
- a CDS encoding uncharacterized protein (CAZy:CBM21~EggNog:ENOG41) produces the protein MPFVHSSRKKRAGFGKGLTVDGLGSIDGISGANATAGASAHSGRSAGAGTGSTKGTLEIAESPFSDNPGESRGFRGSVDSEEDIPLSLSFMRRPSRSDSMDLDKSIERIMKQNTLYNSRLAKFENRQSKGPSVVHGESPISPVSPVSPVSPISPTSSPGSSTAEALDEAAYPHLHSLIRRKSGELVKSSLKLQSLGSSRSLPATPTFKQVHFGVNIDVKFFKEKDKPTSISAGNSPCTSDDEGDSSDSGRSSGSSGSGNSDYDSDIDSGSSRRSNDYYANFHTLFMSSRDYVEKSSLRNLNRFRKLISGWDLDLSLFPKVYYSDEIDREVPVFLESLHLNSDKTCILGQVAVKNISYSKKVTARYTFDDWTTVINIDATFTPNMPRILKRACYDRFVFQISVPLMLSQFLGSHKYSSDLIPTFSCCLRYISGGQEYWDNNFNHNYQIRFVPYHKRTHGHGKSAAVPPPRVAPLDVPLRRTLSADNLKKSRKFETLKGTSSPRMLGVRASPRPTQIVSPSPEFAGNFAYTTGGSSSIDSPGTPAVLRDLRETATGIRGNFNSLSPRSMVSLEKEDPFTSFSLDNMKVGREVKPSPNVTTNSEDMVSSADHQQSGNSERDAKLSRRAASNKENSSSSSPTNEPSKPDIDSDSYKAMLKKYCFFKSPSTVSSFLEHDQDENGFY
- the RPF2 gene encoding rRNA-binding ribosome biosynthesis protein rpf2; translation: MIRTVKPKSARSKRAMDKKQPKIVENVKSALFIPGQNANKALHDITVDLAALKKPYCKRFQKKNQILPFEDSSSIEFLSEKNDSSIVVLSTNNKKRPNSLTFIRTFNYAVYDMIELQVLSNYKLFDAFKKVTFQLGLKPMFAFQGSIFDTNPVMKQVKSLFLDMFRGEVNKYVDVAGLQWIISISAIEEDDQNQAISKLPLVHFRVYKLKTYHSPEPKLPRVELEETGPRLDFKIGRHESASAEVEKEALTVPKQLQPKEKKNVQTDMLGDKVAKVHVGKQDLSGLQTRKMKGLKSRYDQVGVSETDEIEIKIQEEPESKKMKL